Proteins encoded together in one bacterium window:
- a CDS encoding repressor LexA, with protein sequence MPLTKRQKEILDFLRAYLEEHGYAPSYEEIARHFAYGSLATVHEHLENLQRKGYIRKSYNESRSIELVPVGTRVAAVELPLLGTVAAGVPIEAVQEQETIAVPEDLLRRGGQHYVLRVKGDSMIDEHIRDGDYVVVNARPTAENGAMVVALVHGDSATVKRFYREPDGRVRLQPANPDMPPLIFDADEVQIQGIVVGVIRRY encoded by the coding sequence ATGCCGCTGACCAAGCGCCAGAAAGAGATCCTGGACTTCTTGCGGGCGTATCTCGAGGAGCACGGCTACGCGCCGAGCTACGAGGAGATCGCTAGGCACTTCGCGTACGGCTCACTGGCCACCGTCCACGAACACCTCGAGAATTTGCAGCGGAAGGGCTACATCCGGAAGAGCTACAACGAGAGCCGCTCCATCGAGCTGGTTCCCGTGGGCACCCGGGTGGCGGCCGTCGAGCTCCCGCTGCTGGGCACCGTCGCGGCCGGTGTGCCCATCGAGGCGGTCCAGGAACAGGAGACGATCGCGGTCCCGGAGGACCTGCTGCGCCGGGGCGGGCAGCACTACGTGCTGCGCGTGAAGGGCGATTCGATGATCGATGAACACATCCGGGATGGCGACTACGTCGTGGTCAACGCGCGGCCGACCGCGGAGAACGGGGCGATGGTGGTGGCGCTGGTGCACGGCGATTCGGCGACGGTGAAGCGTTTCTACCGCGAGCCGGATGGGCGGGTGCGGCTCCAGCCGGCCAACCCGGACATGCCCCCGCTCATCTTCGATGCCGACGAGGTCCAGATCCAGGGTATCGTGGTCGGTGTCATCCGGAGGTACTGA
- a CDS encoding indole-3-glycerol phosphate synthase TrpC: MTLLDRIVAEKRRLARTLEARAAALRAAAEAAPPARPFADALAAGRTVSLIAEVKRRSPSAGWIRPEASAVDIAVQYEAAGAAAISVLTDEEHFGGTLEDLERVRSAVGVPVLRKDFLVAPVQVWEARAAGADAVLLIVRVLDDAELTDLLAAARECGSGALVEVHSPAELERAVRAGADVVGVNARDLATLETDLAVTLALAGQAPVGCVLVAESGIRSRADVERLASAGVDAVLVGESLMRAPDPGLAARALVGVPRMTPTAPEAKICGVCRPADAAAAARAGADYVGVVLSPGFARSQTVESAAAILDAAAPARRVGVFVDASDAEVVAAAERLRLDVVQLHGSEPPDRVAAVAAAGPWQVWKAVRPRSPDELGAAARAYSGVVDALLVDAWDPIRPGGTGVALAWDELASARARLPRGLRLVLAGGLTPDNVATAIRRMAPAVVDVSSGVEQRPGEKSEDKVRAFIEAARAAGPVRAARPIAAAEAQTAG, from the coding sequence ATGACGCTGCTGGACCGGATCGTCGCCGAGAAGCGCCGGCTGGCCCGGACGCTGGAGGCCCGAGCCGCGGCGTTGCGGGCGGCGGCGGAGGCGGCGCCGCCGGCGCGTCCGTTCGCGGATGCGCTCGCGGCCGGGAGGACGGTTTCGCTCATTGCTGAAGTGAAACGACGGTCGCCGTCGGCCGGCTGGATCCGGCCGGAGGCCAGTGCGGTGGACATCGCCGTGCAGTACGAGGCGGCCGGGGCCGCCGCGATCAGTGTGTTGACGGACGAGGAGCACTTCGGCGGCACGCTGGAGGATCTGGAGCGGGTCCGGTCCGCCGTCGGCGTGCCGGTCCTGCGCAAGGATTTCCTCGTGGCCCCGGTGCAGGTGTGGGAGGCGCGGGCGGCGGGCGCGGACGCGGTGCTGCTGATTGTGCGCGTGCTGGACGACGCCGAGCTGACGGACCTCCTGGCAGCCGCGCGAGAGTGCGGGTCGGGCGCCCTCGTGGAGGTGCACTCGCCGGCGGAGCTGGAGCGGGCGGTGCGCGCGGGCGCCGATGTGGTCGGCGTGAACGCCCGCGACCTGGCGACGCTGGAGACCGACCTGGCGGTGACGCTGGCCCTGGCCGGCCAGGCGCCGGTGGGCTGCGTGCTCGTGGCCGAGAGCGGAATCCGTTCTCGGGCGGACGTCGAGCGGTTGGCCAGTGCCGGCGTGGACGCCGTGTTGGTCGGCGAGTCGCTCATGAGGGCGCCGGACCCCGGCCTCGCGGCCCGCGCCCTGGTGGGGGTGCCGCGGATGACGCCGACGGCGCCGGAGGCCAAGATCTGCGGCGTGTGCCGGCCGGCGGACGCGGCGGCCGCGGCGCGGGCCGGCGCGGACTACGTGGGCGTGGTCCTGTCGCCGGGCTTCGCCCGTTCGCAGACGGTGGAATCCGCGGCGGCGATCCTGGACGCCGCGGCGCCTGCGCGGCGGGTCGGCGTGTTCGTGGACGCATCCGACGCCGAAGTGGTCGCTGCGGCCGAGCGACTGCGGCTGGACGTGGTGCAGTTGCACGGCTCGGAGCCGCCCGACCGGGTCGCCGCCGTGGCCGCGGCCGGGCCGTGGCAGGTGTGGAAGGCGGTCCGTCCGCGCAGCCCCGACGAGCTCGGTGCGGCGGCGCGAGCATATTCGGGCGTCGTGGACGCGCTGCTGGTGGACGCCTGGGACCCCATCCGGCCGGGCGGGACCGGCGTTGCGCTGGCGTGGGACGAGCTCGCCAGCGCACGGGCGAGGTTGCCGCGGGGACTGCGCCTGGTCCTCGCCGGCGGACTCACGCCGGACAACGTGGCCACCGCGATCCGGCGCATGGCGCCGGCGGTGGTGGATGTGAGCTCGGGTGTCGAGCAGCGGCCGGGCGAGAAATCGGAGGATAAGGTGCGCGCGTTCATCGAGGCCGCGCGCGCTGCCGGCCCGGTGCGCGCGGCGCGACCGATCGCTGCCGCGGAGGCGCAGACCGCCGGTTGA
- the trpB gene encoding tryptophan synthase subunit beta: MSYATETSARGRFGRFGGRYVPETLIAALDELEAVYEEARQDESFWAELDGLLRDYVGRPSPLYFARRLSEEVGTRVYLKREDLNHTGAHKINNTLGQVLLARRMGKRRIIAETGAGQHGVATATACALFGLECVIYMGAEDVRRQALNVYRMRLLGAEVRTVEAGTRTLKDATNEALRDWVTNVRDTHYIIGSVVGPDPFPRLVRDFQSVIGKETKRQLEAMEGRLPAAVIACVGGGSNAIGMFHAFVDEPSVELVGVEAAGEGLDTGRHAASLAAGRPGVLHGSFSYLLQDEAGQVAPAHSISAGLDYPGVGPEHAYLKESGRARYVSVTDDEALEAFHTLARLEGIIPALESAHAVAYLLRDRAALAGSGGPVVVCLSGRGDKDVEQVAARTAGAAIHSE, translated from the coding sequence ATGTCGTACGCAACGGAGACGAGCGCACGCGGCCGCTTCGGCCGCTTCGGTGGGCGCTACGTGCCCGAAACGCTGATCGCCGCGCTCGATGAGCTCGAGGCGGTGTACGAGGAAGCGCGGCAGGACGAGTCGTTCTGGGCCGAGCTGGACGGCTTGCTGCGCGATTACGTGGGCCGGCCCAGTCCCCTCTACTTCGCCCGCCGGTTGAGCGAAGAGGTGGGCACCCGGGTCTACCTCAAGCGCGAGGACCTCAACCACACCGGTGCTCACAAGATCAACAACACGCTGGGCCAGGTGCTGCTCGCGCGACGCATGGGCAAACGCCGCATCATCGCGGAGACGGGCGCGGGGCAGCACGGCGTCGCCACCGCGACGGCCTGCGCGCTGTTCGGCCTCGAATGCGTGATCTACATGGGCGCGGAGGATGTCCGGCGACAGGCGCTGAACGTGTACCGGATGCGGCTCCTGGGCGCCGAGGTCCGGACGGTGGAGGCCGGGACACGCACGCTCAAGGATGCGACCAACGAAGCGCTGCGGGACTGGGTGACCAACGTTCGGGATACCCATTATATTATTGGATCCGTGGTCGGACCCGACCCCTTTCCCCGGCTCGTTCGCGACTTCCAATCCGTGATCGGCAAGGAGACGAAGCGTCAGCTCGAGGCCATGGAAGGGCGGCTGCCGGCCGCGGTGATCGCGTGCGTCGGTGGCGGGTCGAACGCCATTGGAATGTTCCACGCGTTCGTGGACGAGCCGTCGGTCGAGCTGGTGGGCGTCGAAGCGGCCGGGGAAGGGCTGGACACGGGCCGCCACGCCGCGTCCCTGGCCGCCGGTCGTCCCGGCGTGCTGCACGGTTCGTTCAGCTACCTTCTCCAGGACGAGGCCGGCCAGGTCGCGCCGGCGCACTCCATTTCCGCGGGGCTGGATTACCCCGGCGTCGGCCCCGAGCACGCCTATCTCAAGGAGAGCGGACGCGCCCGGTACGTGAGCGTGACGGACGACGAAGCCCTCGAGGCGTTCCACACCCTCGCCCGGCTGGAAGGGATCATCCCGGCGCTCGAGAGCGCACACGCTGTCGCGTACCTCCTGCGCGATCGCGCTGCGCTCGCCGGGTCGGGCGGCCCGGTCGTGGTCTGCCTGAGCGGCCGGGGCGACAAGGACGTCGAGCAAGTCGCCGCGCGGACGGCGGGAGCGGCGATCCACAGCGAGTGA
- a CDS encoding tryptophan synthase subunit alpha: protein MGSTSGTTSFEADRLAARFRAWRDSGRRALIPYLTAGHPTLGQTVELMRRIAAAGADIIELGVPFSDPLADGPTIQRASQRAMEQGATLAWCLEALSQFRSGSATPVVLFSYLNPILAYGTDRFIRDAVAAGADGVLITDLPEGADDELEGRFERSDLALIRLIAPTTPPERARWIASRAQGFVYYISRTGVTGARDTLPPGLADEVAALRGAAAVPVAVGFGISTPDQAAAVARVADGVVVGSALIDALDRGGVEAAETFLRGLRAAIDAAGQA from the coding sequence ATGGGATCAACATCGGGGACTACTTCGTTTGAGGCGGACCGTCTCGCCGCGCGTTTCCGTGCGTGGCGCGACTCCGGTCGGCGCGCGCTCATTCCGTACCTGACCGCCGGTCATCCCACGCTCGGGCAGACGGTGGAACTCATGCGGCGGATCGCGGCGGCGGGCGCGGACATCATCGAGCTGGGCGTTCCGTTCAGCGATCCGCTCGCCGATGGGCCGACCATCCAGCGTGCCTCGCAGCGCGCCATGGAACAGGGTGCGACGCTGGCGTGGTGCCTCGAAGCGCTCAGTCAGTTCCGGTCCGGCAGCGCGACGCCGGTCGTGCTGTTCAGCTACCTCAACCCGATCCTCGCCTACGGAACGGACCGCTTCATCCGCGATGCCGTGGCGGCTGGCGCGGACGGGGTCCTCATCACGGACCTTCCCGAAGGGGCGGACGACGAGCTGGAGGGGCGCTTCGAGCGCTCCGACCTCGCGTTGATCCGGCTCATCGCGCCCACGACGCCGCCCGAGCGCGCACGCTGGATCGCCAGCCGGGCTCAGGGGTTCGTCTACTACATCTCGCGCACCGGCGTGACCGGCGCACGAGACACGTTGCCCCCCGGTCTCGCCGACGAGGTCGCTGCGCTGCGGGGCGCCGCGGCCGTGCCGGTGGCCGTGGGCTTCGGCATCTCGACGCCGGATCAGGCGGCGGCGGTCGCCCGGGTGGCGGACGGCGTGGTGGTGGGGAGTGCGCTGATCGATGCGCTCGACCGTGGCGGCGTCGAGGCCGCGGAGACGTTCCTCCGCGGACTGCGTGCCGCGATCGACGCCGCGGGCCAGGCGTAG
- the rlmN gene encoding 23S rRNA (adenine(2503)-C(2))-methyltransferase RlmN has protein sequence MAGADGARGGGAPHLSREPLRCCAGAVRGPGLRAGSRLRRGGAGVRGERPAGPFPARRSAGGGRQRLRRRVRPPFSRGVLNRGCAVNRGKTAEPSLLDLPAAEVAARLAEHFATRGQPRYRVAQTTAWLYDRDAATFDEMTDLPAAERAALAERFRLGAPTLAHTARSSDGTVKHLWRLEDGELVESVLIPSRDRVTLCISSQAGCAMACVFCATGWSGYRRQLTTGEIVGQFRGARRWAVENGLRPISNVVFMGMGEPLANRDAVMPALTLLNTVYGVGARRITVSTVGIVPGILELAARPEQFRLAVSLHAPNHELRQKLVPVEKKYPLPVLLDALRTFEAAGGRRITFEYVLIDGVNDDLRLAEELATLVAPFTAHVNLIPFNPVPGTGWRPSPRERQRAFAEVLKRRGVPVTVRGPRGRDIAAACGQLRAEHALKPPRPFLALSGRFSAPATTA, from the coding sequence ATGGCCGGTGCGGACGGAGCCCGGGGCGGTGGCGCACCGCACCTCAGCCGAGAGCCGCTGCGGTGCTGTGCCGGCGCTGTCCGCGGGCCTGGACTTCGAGCCGGATCCCGACTTCGGCGCGGCGGTGCGGGTGTTCGCGGCGAGCGTCCGGCTGGGCCGTTCCCCGCTCGGCGTTCTGCGGGAGGGGGTCGCCAACGGCTCCGGCGGCGCGTACGACCACCGTTCTCACGTGGTGTCCTGAACAGGGGTTGCGCAGTGAATCGAGGGAAGACGGCGGAACCGTCCCTGCTGGATCTGCCTGCGGCCGAGGTGGCCGCCCGGCTGGCCGAACATTTCGCGACGCGCGGTCAGCCGCGTTACCGCGTCGCCCAGACCACTGCGTGGCTCTACGACCGTGACGCGGCGACGTTCGACGAAATGACGGACCTGCCGGCGGCCGAACGCGCCGCGCTCGCCGAGCGCTTCCGTCTCGGCGCGCCCACGCTGGCCCACACGGCCCGTTCCTCGGACGGCACCGTCAAGCACCTCTGGCGGCTGGAGGACGGCGAGCTGGTCGAGTCCGTCCTGATCCCGTCCCGCGATCGAGTGACGCTCTGCATCTCGTCGCAAGCGGGCTGCGCGATGGCGTGCGTCTTCTGCGCGACGGGCTGGTCCGGCTACCGGCGCCAGCTCACCACCGGCGAGATCGTGGGTCAGTTCCGCGGCGCGCGCCGCTGGGCGGTGGAAAACGGGCTCCGACCGATCAGCAACGTGGTGTTCATGGGCATGGGCGAGCCGCTCGCCAACCGCGACGCCGTCATGCCGGCGCTCACGCTGCTCAACACGGTGTACGGCGTGGGAGCGCGACGCATCACGGTGTCCACGGTCGGCATCGTCCCCGGCATCCTGGAGCTGGCGGCCCGGCCCGAACAGTTCCGTCTCGCCGTCTCGCTCCACGCGCCGAACCACGAGCTCAGGCAGAAGCTGGTGCCCGTGGAGAAGAAGTACCCTCTTCCCGTGCTGCTCGACGCGCTCCGCACCTTCGAGGCGGCGGGCGGACGGCGCATCACGTTCGAGTACGTGCTCATCGACGGCGTCAACGACGACCTGCGCCTCGCCGAGGAGCTCGCGACGCTCGTCGCACCGTTCACGGCGCACGTCAACCTGATCCCGTTCAACCCCGTTCCGGGGACCGGCTGGCGGCCTTCGCCCCGTGAACGTCAGCGCGCGTTCGCCGAGGTGCTGAAGCGGCGTGGCGTCCCCGTCACCGTCCGCGGCCCGCGCGGCCGCGACATTGCCGCCGCCTGTGGCCAGCTCCGGGCGGAGCACGCGTTGAAGCCGCCGCGCCCCTTCCTCGCCCTCTCGGGCCGCTTCAGCGCTCCTGCCACCACTGCTTGA
- a CDS encoding aspartate--tRNA ligase produces MSHSLPTSLRSSLAGTLRRTDAGDRVRLAGWVHRRRDLGGLIFIELRDRSGRIQLSFGPDWTPADALERARRLGAETVIAVEGDVVLRPPENVNPDLPTGEIEVHVHSLEVLAEADTPPIPVAIGPGEELPAEELRLRYRYLDLRREEFQRALELRHRALQLVRNHLTAEGFWEIETPMLTRRTPEGARDYLVPSRVHPGEFYALPQSPQIYKQLLMVAGYDRYFQIARCLRDEDLRADRQPEFTQIDAEMSFVTEEDIFRVGDGLIAALWRELAGVELATPFPRMTYREAMERYGTDKPDLRFGMEFQDVTDLLQAADFRLFQQTRGTGERIRGIRAPGGGALSRRELDELAEIARAAGAAGALWVRRTEDGLTGTFARGLDEGLTQRFIERTGLQPGDLFVVVIGHYRTAPLVAESHLGATDAPRLAGAETALDALRRHLGTRLGLRDPGAHRWVWITEFPLFDWDVEAERLVAAHNPFAMPHPDDVPRLLEYTAAGPLGTEDARRLFAEGLRSRSYDAVYNGIEMASGSIRIHDPELQLRVFAALGMSEAEARDKFGFMLEAFRYGAPPHGGFAFGFDRLVMLLAGANSLRDVIAFPKTTAARALFEGAPAPVPAEELRELHIAPLGGQRS; encoded by the coding sequence ATGAGCCATAGCCTGCCCACCTCGTTGCGCAGCTCGCTGGCAGGCACGCTGCGCCGCACGGACGCGGGTGACCGCGTCCGCCTTGCCGGATGGGTCCATCGCCGCCGCGACCTCGGCGGCCTCATCTTCATCGAGCTGCGGGACCGCTCCGGCCGCATCCAACTCTCTTTCGGCCCCGACTGGACGCCCGCGGACGCGCTCGAGCGCGCCCGGCGCCTCGGCGCCGAGACCGTCATCGCGGTCGAGGGCGATGTGGTGCTCCGGCCGCCGGAGAACGTGAACCCCGATCTGCCCACGGGCGAGATCGAGGTGCACGTGCACTCGCTCGAGGTCCTGGCCGAGGCGGACACGCCGCCCATCCCGGTGGCCATCGGGCCGGGCGAGGAGTTGCCCGCGGAGGAGCTGCGGCTTCGTTACCGCTACCTCGACCTGCGCCGCGAGGAGTTCCAGCGCGCCCTCGAGTTGCGTCACCGGGCGCTCCAGCTCGTGCGCAACCACCTGACGGCCGAGGGCTTCTGGGAGATCGAGACGCCGATGCTCACGCGGCGCACCCCGGAGGGCGCCCGGGACTACCTCGTCCCGAGTCGGGTCCACCCCGGCGAGTTCTACGCGCTGCCGCAGTCGCCGCAGATCTACAAGCAGCTCCTCATGGTGGCCGGCTACGACCGGTACTTCCAGATCGCCCGCTGCCTCAGGGACGAGGACCTGCGTGCCGACCGGCAGCCGGAGTTCACCCAGATCGACGCCGAGATGTCCTTTGTCACGGAGGAGGACATCTTCCGCGTCGGCGACGGGCTCATCGCCGCCCTGTGGCGCGAGCTGGCGGGCGTCGAGCTCGCCACCCCGTTCCCCCGGATGACCTACCGGGAGGCGATGGAGCGCTACGGCACCGACAAGCCGGACCTCCGCTTCGGGATGGAGTTCCAGGACGTGACGGACCTGCTCCAGGCCGCGGATTTCCGCCTTTTCCAGCAAACCCGAGGCACCGGGGAGCGCATCCGGGGTATCCGTGCACCGGGTGGCGGCGCCCTCTCCCGCCGCGAGCTGGACGAGCTCGCCGAGATCGCCCGGGCCGCCGGCGCCGCCGGGGCGCTCTGGGTGCGCCGCACGGAGGACGGGCTGACCGGCACGTTCGCCCGCGGGCTGGACGAGGGCCTGACGCAGCGGTTCATTGAACGGACCGGCCTCCAGCCCGGCGACCTGTTCGTGGTGGTGATCGGACATTACCGCACCGCACCGCTGGTCGCCGAGAGCCACCTGGGCGCCACGGACGCGCCGCGACTGGCGGGCGCCGAGACGGCGCTGGATGCGCTGCGCCGCCACCTCGGCACGCGGCTCGGCTTGCGGGACCCCGGCGCGCACCGGTGGGTCTGGATCACCGAGTTCCCGCTCTTCGACTGGGACGTCGAGGCGGAACGGCTGGTCGCGGCCCACAACCCCTTCGCCATGCCGCACCCGGACGACGTGCCGCGGCTCCTGGAATACACGGCGGCCGGGCCGCTCGGCACGGAGGATGCCCGGAGGCTCTTCGCGGAGGGGCTCCGGTCGCGGTCTTACGATGCCGTCTACAACGGCATCGAGATGGCCAGCGGCTCGATCCGGATCCACGATCCCGAGCTCCAGCTCCGCGTCTTCGCCGCGCTCGGCATGTCCGAGGCGGAGGCGCGGGACAAGTTCGGGTTCATGCTGGAGGCGTTCCGCTACGGGGCCCCGCCGCACGGCGGTTTCGCCTTCGGGTTCGACCGCCTGGTCATGCTGCTCGCGGGCGCGAACAGCCTGCGGGACGTGATCGCATTTCCGAAGACCACGGCGGCGCGTGCCCTGTTCGAGGGCGCGCCCGCGCCCGTCCCGGCCGAGGAGCTCCGAGAGCTCCACATCGCGCCGCTGGGCGGGCAAAGGAGCTGA